A window of Argopecten irradians isolate NY chromosome 1, Ai_NY, whole genome shotgun sequence contains these coding sequences:
- the LOC138315816 gene encoding calmodulin-binding transcription activator 2-like isoform X1 — MEEPSSSSTPKPVPSSSTDNGSSIGNTFTLPKQLEGIKPTGEFPGVRHRWNTNEEIASILIAFDKHKEWMHLEMKVRPPSGSMLLYSRKKVRYRKDGYCWKKRKDGKNIREDHMKLKVQGLECIYGSYVHSDILPTFHRRCYWLLQNPDIVIVHYLNVPYPDNTKMKIPVISQAFEKKEWTKEELIDQLRPMFSTGRPGEESEQMIEESVEALVRHLLEYHENCDKTKSHKCDKPCDTICSNNLYKLSPRGTLAELDAARKSEATNCCGAKTSSQMTIMASLPTKVPEISPAPPPQGCSTVVGMKESVVVPISQSQKVVDMAVTTADIAQMPYILSLGPSTSRYLVVGGQVSTMQTPITVSAGCHVQPISHLITQLPSDQNNMAPPHQHLQALSVTLPAPVVATQTQGISADGNNATTHQTFVANNTFVSGGTNDQSVVPMQVTVNETNERKAELGKGNKLNILPQLQRVTVDDVQTVIQSQSHKLLPQLQTFTAEDVQSLIQSHHTVESKGTANTLDLEHIKDPSKSLETDSGCLNSSLGSTDYSFDNLDLLDFPDVEKLVNDLSTSESHDNFNTRSEELAGPIPMINDASCVSNQRLEAAPDNKMSSHLTDSHGHIGQQAVPNSPLLHHQHISPANHSVKPGAEKMVQSGITEANLMSTDRISVNSSLRNNGAIITDYCPEWSYTEGGCKMLVVGSWLSATAQYVCVFDGKSVPTRLVQPGVLKCFVPAHAAGCVSLHVTCDGTVFSNSVPFEYKDKKLEETTQSQQSEWFSLNDDCLKLLLIDRLAELEQRLSNVASPGEPPQSVLRQIQNFLMTGDLEEKLVWHVKKISGDTWSDVDPFPKPGPHNMTILHLAAALGYSKLIQTLVQWRSDNPCWVLEYEVDARCQDDNACTPLMWACGRGHTQAAVVLYHWNSEALHIQNNEGLVPLILAQKHGHMDVIKTLDKLLTVNSQNSMFISGGGHYVPMQSSPPRSVDMPLQTSTPLNKDLVRGLFKSPPPVSTVPRSDTTTASSAATYPGEGFLIRRQSDQALRGNSSKKKLSKRFSVDLLPVHSISNEGSTVTDTANRPMRETNSEPQLSMATDPLTRQTNPMLSDPGRDLTSPDMMMQATETNYEAPKHGETNMDAITLTPRSQGPNSVLIQMDTDEILSSASASPLIDVENLSSDDEDVDLLQRSGVENDEDVTHQMVTLAKQIIAAMPERIKLSPSRSEEPVVELTYVRERSSSYSSIPSQPSPHASSYEEDSGISTPMGDGLAFDEYRYTDLGTPASSLSPDSTCLPSPYSPYNFSLDSPPPTTAEFTEYFNAPATFMEKDFSQLTLSDIEQRKLYEAAKVIQSAYRIYRDKQQLQQQREMEAAVLIQKYYRRYKQYAYYKKMTQAAVLIQSQFRSYYAQKRFKKSRDAAVVIQNQYRTYKEHERLKKGGNQSVIIQQRFRSHYQRKSSDGTEGHIVQLVSETGDRDVWKIVHLRRDLLKFRRELQPRGKQHSLRQHSAGGIRH; from the exons ATGGAAGAGCCCTCATCTTCCTCCACCCCCAAACCCGTCCCGTCCAGCTCTACAG ACAACGGTAGCAGTATAGGTAATACCTTTACACTTCCTAAACAATTGGAGGGCATCAAACCAACAGGAGAATTCCCGGGGGTTCGCCATCGCTGGAACACCAATGAG GAGATTGCATCAATTCTGATTGCATTTGACAAGCATAAAGAATGGATGCATTTAGAGATGAAAGTCCG ACCTCCCAGTGGTTCTATGCTACTCTACAGCAGGAAAAAGGTTCGATACAGGAAAGATGGCTACTgttggaaaaaaagaaaagacgGAAAAAACATTCGAGAGGACCACATGAAATTGAAGGTTCAGGGATTAGAG TGCATTTACGGTTCCTATGTCCACTCAGACATACTTCCAACATTTCACCGGCGTTGCTATTGGTTACTGCAG AATCCTGACATTGTGATAGTTCACTATCTAAATGTGCCCTACCCAGACAACACCAAGATGAAGATTCCTGTGATATCTCAGGCTTTTGAGAAGAAAGAATGGACCAAAGAGGAACTCATAGACCAACTCAGACCAATGT ttTCCACAGGCAGACCAGGGGAAGAGTCAGAACAAATG ATAGAGGAATCAGTGGAGGCTCTTGTGAGACACTTACTGGAGTACCATGAGAATTGTGATAAAACCAAATCCCACAAATGTGATAAACCCTGTGATACCATCTGTTCTAACAACCTCTACAAACTGTCTCCACGGGGAACCCTGGCCGAATTGGACGCGGCCCGGAAATCTGAGGCTACCAACTGCTGCGGGGCCAAAACCTCCTCACAAATGACCATTATGGCAAGTCTCCCGACGAAGGTTCCAGAGATCTCTCCAGCACCTCCACCACAG GGCTGTTCCACTGTGGTTGGTATGAAGGAAAGTGTCGTCGTCCCCATCAGCCAGAGTCAGAAGGTCGTGGACATGGCCGTAACGACAGCTGACATAGCTCAAATGCCCTATATCCTGAGTCTGGGTCCAAGTACAAGTCGTTACCTTGTTGTGGGTGGACAGGTGAGCACCATGCAGACGCCCATCACTGTGTCGGCTGGGTGTCACGTCCAGCCCATCTCTCATCTCATCACACAGTTACCTAGTGACCAGAACAACATGGCACCCCCTCACCAACATTTACAAGCCTTATCTGTGACACTCCCAGCACCTGTCGTCGCCACACAGACACAGGGCATTTCTGCTGACGGCAACAATGCCACCACACATCAAACTTTTGTAGcaaacaatacatttgtatcGGGCGGCACTAACGACCAATCAGTAGTCCCGATGCAGGTGACTGTAAACGAGACCAATGAGAGGAAAGCTGAGCTGGGCAAAGGCAATAAGCTAAATATTTTACCTCAATTACAACGTGTGACTGTCGATGACGTACAGACAGTCATACAATCTCAGTCACATAAACTCTTACCACAGTTGCAAACATTCACTGCCGAAGATGTGCAGTCACTCATCCAATCCCATCACACTGTGGAGTCCAAAGGCACCGCCAATACTCTAGATCTGGAACACATCAAGGATCCCTCTAAAAGCCTGGAGACTGACTCAGGTTGTCTCAACTCCAGTCTCGGCTCTACAGACTACAGTTTTGATAATCTTGACTTGTTAGACTTTCCTGATGTAGAAAAGCTCGTGAATGACTTGAGCACCTCAGAATCTCATGATAACTTCAACACTCGTAGTGAGGAATTGGCTGGTCCAATCCCAATGATCAATGATGCAAGTTGTGTCAGCAACCAAAGACTGGAGGCAGCTCCTGATAATAAAATGTCAAGTCATTTAACTGATTCTCATGGTCATATTGGGCAGCAGGCTGTTCCAAATAGTCCATTGTTACATCATCAACATATATCTCCGGCTAACCATAGTGTCAAACCTGGAGCAGAGAAGATGGTACAGTCTGGGATCACAGAAGCTAATCTCATGTCAACTGATCGAATATCTGTCAACTCATCTCTAAGGAATAATGGAGCCATAATCACCGACTACTGTCCGGAGTGGTCGTATACAGAG ggAGGGTGTAAGATGCTGGTGGTAGGTTCCTGGCTCTCTGCCACTGCTcaatatgtgtgtgtgtttgatGGTAAATCTGTCCCTACCAGACTAGTCCAGCCAGGTGTTCTCAAGTGTTTTGTTCCAG CCCATGCTGCCGGCTGCGTTAGTCTACATGTGACGTGTGATGGTACTGTGTTCTCCAATAGTGTTCCGTTTGAATACAAGGACAAGAAACTCGAGGAAACCACCCAGAGCCAACAGTCAGAATGGTTTTCACTGAATG ATGATTGTTTAAAGTTGCTGCTGATAGACCGACTAGCAGAACTGGAGCAGAGACTGAGCAATGTCGCGTCACCAGGTGAACCGCCTCAGTCCGTCCTCAGACAG ATCCAGAATTTCCTGATGACTGGGGACCTGGAGGAGAAACTTGTATGGCATGTGAAGAAGATTTCAGGAGATACTTGGTCCGATGTAGATCCATTCCCTAAGCCAGGTCCACACAACATGACAATTCTACATCTGGCCGCAGCTCTGGGATATTCCAAACTCATACAGACTCTGGTCCAATGGAGATCTGACAATCCATGTTGGGTACTGGAGTACGAGGTGGATGCTCGCTGTCAGGACGACAACGCTTGTACTCCTTTG ATGTGGGCTTGTGGACGGGGACATACCCAGGCAGCTGTTGTTTTATATCATTGGAACTCCGAAGCTCTACATATCCAAAACAATGAGGGACTTGTCCCACTAATACTTGCTCAAAAACATGGACACATGGATGTTATAAAAACTCTTGATAAATTACTCACTGTTAATTCACAAAACTCCATGTTTATTTCGGGTGGAGGTCACTATGTTCCAATGCAGTCTTCTCCACCAAGGTCTGTAGATATGCCACTACAGACGTCTACCCCTCTCAACAAAGACTTAGTTAGGGGTTTGTTTAAATCCCCTCCACCTGTCAGTACAGTGCCACGATCTGACACTACCACAGCAAGTTCCGCGGCTACTTACCCAGGTGAGGGCTTTTTGATCCGGCGACAGAGCGACCAAGCCCTTCGGGGAAATTCTTCAAAAAAGAAACTCAGCAAACGGTTCTCTGTGGATCTTCTTCCTGTGCATTCCATAAGCAACGAGGGATCAACAGTAACGGACACTGCTAATCGACCAATGAGAGAGACCAATTCTGAACCTCAACTCTCCATGGCAACAGACCCGTTAACGAGACAGACCAATCCAATGTTGTCTGACCCAGGTCGTGACCTCACGTCACCAGATATGATGATGCAGGCTACTGAAACTAACTATGAGGCTCCAAAACATGGAGAGACCAATATGGACGCCATCACGCTGACCCCAAGGTCTCAAGGACCCAACTCTGTCCTCATTCAAATGGATACAG ATGAGATTCTGTCCTCTGCCAGTGCCAGTCCTCTGATTGATGTTGAGAATTTGTCATCTGACGATGAAGATGTAGATCTTCTCCAAAGAT CAGGTGTTGAGAATGACGAGGATGTCACCCATCAGATGGTCACACTAGCCAAGCAGATCATCGCCGCCATGCCAGAGCGGATCAAACTCTCTCCTAGCCGGAGTGAAGAACCGGTTGTGGAATTAACTTACGTACGGGAGAGAAGTAGTTCATATAGTTCCATTCCTTCACAACCATCACCACATGCATCGTCGTATGAGGAAGACTCGGGAATATCTACACCAATGGGCGATGGCCTAGCTTTTGATGAATATAG GTACACAGACCTGGGTACTCCAGCGTCATCCCTGAGTCCTGACTCCACCTGTCTGCCCAGCCCGTATAGTCCATACAACTTCTCACTAGATTCACCACCTCCAACTACGGCTGAGTTTACAGAGTACTTTAATGCTCCAGCTACGTTCATGGAGAAGGATTTCTCTCAGCTGACTCTGTCAG ATATTGAACAGAGAAAGTTGTATGAGGCAGCGAAAGTGATACAAAGTGCATACCGAATATACAGGGACAAGCAACAGTTACAGCAACAGAGGGAGATGGAGGCAGCGGTACTCATACAGAAGTACTACAGGCGCTACAAACAG TATGCATACTACAAGAAAATGACCCAGGCAGCAGTTTTGATTCAAAGCCAATTTAGAAGTTACTACGCACAAAAACGTTTCAAGAAAAGTCGAGATGCAGCGGTTGTGATCCAAAACCAATACAGGACTTACAAGGAGCATGAAAGATTAAAAAAGGGAGGAAACCAATCAGTTATCATTCAACAAAGATTCAG AAGTCACTACCAACGCAAAAGCTCCGACGGAACGGAGGGTCATATAGTTCAACTTGTCTCAGAAACTGGAGACAG AGATGTATGGAAAATTGTACATTTACGAAGG GATCTCTTAAAGTTTCGTCGAGAG CTCCAACCCCGAGGAAAACAGCACAGTCTCCGACAGCACTCCGCCGGAGGCATCCGACACTGA
- the LOC138315816 gene encoding calmodulin-binding transcription activator 2-like isoform X3, protein MEEPSSSSTPKPVPSSSTDNGSSIGNTFTLPKQLEGIKPTGEFPGVRHRWNTNEEIASILIAFDKHKEWMHLEMKVRPPSGSMLLYSRKKVRYRKDGYCWKKRKDGKNIREDHMKLKVQGLECIYGSYVHSDILPTFHRRCYWLLQNPDIVIVHYLNVPYPDNTKMKIPVISQAFEKKEWTKEELIDQLRPMFSTGRPGEESEQMIEESVEALVRHLLEYHENCDKTKSHKCDKPCDTICSNNLYKLSPRGTLAELDAARKSEATNCCGAKTSSQMTIMASLPTKVPEISPAPPPQGCSTVVGMKESVVVPISQSQKVVDMAVTTADIAQMPYILSLGPSTSRYLVVGGQVSTMQTPITVSAGCHVQPISHLITQLPSDQNNMAPPHQHLQALSVTLPAPVVATQTQGISADGNNATTHQTFVANNTFVSGGTNDQSVVPMQVTVNETNERKAELGKGNKLNILPQLQRVTVDDVQTVIQSQSHKLLPQLQTFTAEDVQSLIQSHHTVESKGTANTLDLEHIKDPSKSLETDSGCLNSSLGSTDYSFDNLDLLDFPDVEKLVNDLSTSESHDNFNTRSEELAGPIPMINDASCVSNQRLEAAPDNKMSSHLTDSHGHIGQQAVPNSPLLHHQHISPANHSVKPGAEKMVQSGITEANLMSTDRISVNSSLRNNGAIITDYCPEWSYTEGGCKMLVVGSWLSATAQYVCVFDGKSVPTRLVQPGVLKCFVPAHAAGCVSLHVTCDGTVFSNSVPFEYKDKKLEETTQSQQSEWFSLNDDCLKLLLIDRLAELEQRLSNVASPGEPPQSVLRQIQNFLMTGDLEEKLVWHVKKISGDTWSDVDPFPKPGPHNMTILHLAAALGYSKLIQTLVQWRSDNPCWVLEYEVDARCQDDNACTPLMWACGRGHTQAAVVLYHWNSEALHIQNNEGLVPLILAQKHGHMDVIKTLDKLLTVNSQNSMFISGGGHYVPMQSSPPRSVDMPLQTSTPLNKDLVRGLFKSPPPVSTVPRSDTTTASSAATYPGEGFLIRRQSDQALRGNSSKKKLSKRFSVDLLPVHSISNEGSTVTDTANRPMRETNSEPQLSMATDPLTRQTNPMLSDPGRDLTSPDMMMQATETNYEAPKHGETNMDAITLTPRSQGPNSVLIQMDTDEILSSASASPLIDVENLSSDDEDVDLLQRSGVENDEDVTHQMVTLAKQIIAAMPERIKLSPSRSEEPVVELTYVRERSSSYSSIPSQPSPHASSYEEDSGISTPMGDGLAFDEYRYTDLGTPASSLSPDSTCLPSPYSPYNFSLDSPPPTTAEFTEYFNAPATFMEKDFSQLTLSDIEQRKLYEAAKVIQSAYRIYRDKQQLQQQREMEAAVLIQKYYRRYKQYAYYKKMTQAAVLIQSQFRSYYAQKRFKKSRDAAVVIQNQYRTYKEHERLKKGGNQSVIIQQRFRSHYQRKSSDGTEGHIVQLVSETGDSSNPEENSTVSDSTPPEASDTEKSTYHHEGTQDAE, encoded by the exons ATGGAAGAGCCCTCATCTTCCTCCACCCCCAAACCCGTCCCGTCCAGCTCTACAG ACAACGGTAGCAGTATAGGTAATACCTTTACACTTCCTAAACAATTGGAGGGCATCAAACCAACAGGAGAATTCCCGGGGGTTCGCCATCGCTGGAACACCAATGAG GAGATTGCATCAATTCTGATTGCATTTGACAAGCATAAAGAATGGATGCATTTAGAGATGAAAGTCCG ACCTCCCAGTGGTTCTATGCTACTCTACAGCAGGAAAAAGGTTCGATACAGGAAAGATGGCTACTgttggaaaaaaagaaaagacgGAAAAAACATTCGAGAGGACCACATGAAATTGAAGGTTCAGGGATTAGAG TGCATTTACGGTTCCTATGTCCACTCAGACATACTTCCAACATTTCACCGGCGTTGCTATTGGTTACTGCAG AATCCTGACATTGTGATAGTTCACTATCTAAATGTGCCCTACCCAGACAACACCAAGATGAAGATTCCTGTGATATCTCAGGCTTTTGAGAAGAAAGAATGGACCAAAGAGGAACTCATAGACCAACTCAGACCAATGT ttTCCACAGGCAGACCAGGGGAAGAGTCAGAACAAATG ATAGAGGAATCAGTGGAGGCTCTTGTGAGACACTTACTGGAGTACCATGAGAATTGTGATAAAACCAAATCCCACAAATGTGATAAACCCTGTGATACCATCTGTTCTAACAACCTCTACAAACTGTCTCCACGGGGAACCCTGGCCGAATTGGACGCGGCCCGGAAATCTGAGGCTACCAACTGCTGCGGGGCCAAAACCTCCTCACAAATGACCATTATGGCAAGTCTCCCGACGAAGGTTCCAGAGATCTCTCCAGCACCTCCACCACAG GGCTGTTCCACTGTGGTTGGTATGAAGGAAAGTGTCGTCGTCCCCATCAGCCAGAGTCAGAAGGTCGTGGACATGGCCGTAACGACAGCTGACATAGCTCAAATGCCCTATATCCTGAGTCTGGGTCCAAGTACAAGTCGTTACCTTGTTGTGGGTGGACAGGTGAGCACCATGCAGACGCCCATCACTGTGTCGGCTGGGTGTCACGTCCAGCCCATCTCTCATCTCATCACACAGTTACCTAGTGACCAGAACAACATGGCACCCCCTCACCAACATTTACAAGCCTTATCTGTGACACTCCCAGCACCTGTCGTCGCCACACAGACACAGGGCATTTCTGCTGACGGCAACAATGCCACCACACATCAAACTTTTGTAGcaaacaatacatttgtatcGGGCGGCACTAACGACCAATCAGTAGTCCCGATGCAGGTGACTGTAAACGAGACCAATGAGAGGAAAGCTGAGCTGGGCAAAGGCAATAAGCTAAATATTTTACCTCAATTACAACGTGTGACTGTCGATGACGTACAGACAGTCATACAATCTCAGTCACATAAACTCTTACCACAGTTGCAAACATTCACTGCCGAAGATGTGCAGTCACTCATCCAATCCCATCACACTGTGGAGTCCAAAGGCACCGCCAATACTCTAGATCTGGAACACATCAAGGATCCCTCTAAAAGCCTGGAGACTGACTCAGGTTGTCTCAACTCCAGTCTCGGCTCTACAGACTACAGTTTTGATAATCTTGACTTGTTAGACTTTCCTGATGTAGAAAAGCTCGTGAATGACTTGAGCACCTCAGAATCTCATGATAACTTCAACACTCGTAGTGAGGAATTGGCTGGTCCAATCCCAATGATCAATGATGCAAGTTGTGTCAGCAACCAAAGACTGGAGGCAGCTCCTGATAATAAAATGTCAAGTCATTTAACTGATTCTCATGGTCATATTGGGCAGCAGGCTGTTCCAAATAGTCCATTGTTACATCATCAACATATATCTCCGGCTAACCATAGTGTCAAACCTGGAGCAGAGAAGATGGTACAGTCTGGGATCACAGAAGCTAATCTCATGTCAACTGATCGAATATCTGTCAACTCATCTCTAAGGAATAATGGAGCCATAATCACCGACTACTGTCCGGAGTGGTCGTATACAGAG ggAGGGTGTAAGATGCTGGTGGTAGGTTCCTGGCTCTCTGCCACTGCTcaatatgtgtgtgtgtttgatGGTAAATCTGTCCCTACCAGACTAGTCCAGCCAGGTGTTCTCAAGTGTTTTGTTCCAG CCCATGCTGCCGGCTGCGTTAGTCTACATGTGACGTGTGATGGTACTGTGTTCTCCAATAGTGTTCCGTTTGAATACAAGGACAAGAAACTCGAGGAAACCACCCAGAGCCAACAGTCAGAATGGTTTTCACTGAATG ATGATTGTTTAAAGTTGCTGCTGATAGACCGACTAGCAGAACTGGAGCAGAGACTGAGCAATGTCGCGTCACCAGGTGAACCGCCTCAGTCCGTCCTCAGACAG ATCCAGAATTTCCTGATGACTGGGGACCTGGAGGAGAAACTTGTATGGCATGTGAAGAAGATTTCAGGAGATACTTGGTCCGATGTAGATCCATTCCCTAAGCCAGGTCCACACAACATGACAATTCTACATCTGGCCGCAGCTCTGGGATATTCCAAACTCATACAGACTCTGGTCCAATGGAGATCTGACAATCCATGTTGGGTACTGGAGTACGAGGTGGATGCTCGCTGTCAGGACGACAACGCTTGTACTCCTTTG ATGTGGGCTTGTGGACGGGGACATACCCAGGCAGCTGTTGTTTTATATCATTGGAACTCCGAAGCTCTACATATCCAAAACAATGAGGGACTTGTCCCACTAATACTTGCTCAAAAACATGGACACATGGATGTTATAAAAACTCTTGATAAATTACTCACTGTTAATTCACAAAACTCCATGTTTATTTCGGGTGGAGGTCACTATGTTCCAATGCAGTCTTCTCCACCAAGGTCTGTAGATATGCCACTACAGACGTCTACCCCTCTCAACAAAGACTTAGTTAGGGGTTTGTTTAAATCCCCTCCACCTGTCAGTACAGTGCCACGATCTGACACTACCACAGCAAGTTCCGCGGCTACTTACCCAGGTGAGGGCTTTTTGATCCGGCGACAGAGCGACCAAGCCCTTCGGGGAAATTCTTCAAAAAAGAAACTCAGCAAACGGTTCTCTGTGGATCTTCTTCCTGTGCATTCCATAAGCAACGAGGGATCAACAGTAACGGACACTGCTAATCGACCAATGAGAGAGACCAATTCTGAACCTCAACTCTCCATGGCAACAGACCCGTTAACGAGACAGACCAATCCAATGTTGTCTGACCCAGGTCGTGACCTCACGTCACCAGATATGATGATGCAGGCTACTGAAACTAACTATGAGGCTCCAAAACATGGAGAGACCAATATGGACGCCATCACGCTGACCCCAAGGTCTCAAGGACCCAACTCTGTCCTCATTCAAATGGATACAG ATGAGATTCTGTCCTCTGCCAGTGCCAGTCCTCTGATTGATGTTGAGAATTTGTCATCTGACGATGAAGATGTAGATCTTCTCCAAAGAT CAGGTGTTGAGAATGACGAGGATGTCACCCATCAGATGGTCACACTAGCCAAGCAGATCATCGCCGCCATGCCAGAGCGGATCAAACTCTCTCCTAGCCGGAGTGAAGAACCGGTTGTGGAATTAACTTACGTACGGGAGAGAAGTAGTTCATATAGTTCCATTCCTTCACAACCATCACCACATGCATCGTCGTATGAGGAAGACTCGGGAATATCTACACCAATGGGCGATGGCCTAGCTTTTGATGAATATAG GTACACAGACCTGGGTACTCCAGCGTCATCCCTGAGTCCTGACTCCACCTGTCTGCCCAGCCCGTATAGTCCATACAACTTCTCACTAGATTCACCACCTCCAACTACGGCTGAGTTTACAGAGTACTTTAATGCTCCAGCTACGTTCATGGAGAAGGATTTCTCTCAGCTGACTCTGTCAG ATATTGAACAGAGAAAGTTGTATGAGGCAGCGAAAGTGATACAAAGTGCATACCGAATATACAGGGACAAGCAACAGTTACAGCAACAGAGGGAGATGGAGGCAGCGGTACTCATACAGAAGTACTACAGGCGCTACAAACAG TATGCATACTACAAGAAAATGACCCAGGCAGCAGTTTTGATTCAAAGCCAATTTAGAAGTTACTACGCACAAAAACGTTTCAAGAAAAGTCGAGATGCAGCGGTTGTGATCCAAAACCAATACAGGACTTACAAGGAGCATGAAAGATTAAAAAAGGGAGGAAACCAATCAGTTATCATTCAACAAAGATTCAG AAGTCACTACCAACGCAAAAGCTCCGACGGAACGGAGGGTCATATAGTTCAACTTGTCTCAGAAACTGGAGACAG CTCCAACCCCGAGGAAAACAGCACAGTCTCCGACAGCACTCCGCCGGAGGCATCCGACACTGAGAAAAGTACATACCATCACGAGGGCACCCAGGATGCAGAATGA